In one Sander lucioperca isolate FBNREF2018 chromosome 7, SLUC_FBN_1.2, whole genome shotgun sequence genomic region, the following are encoded:
- the LOC116046512 gene encoding myosin heavy chain, fast skeletal muscle-like isoform X2: MSTDAEMAVYGKAAIYLRKPERERIEAQAAPFDAKSACYVADVKELYLKGKILKKDGDKVTVEVLTTKEERVVKEADVYPMNPPKYDKIEDMAMMTHLNEASVLYNLKERYAAWMIYTYSGLFCATVNPYKWLPVYDAECVAAYRGKKRMEAPPHIFSVSDNAFQFMQTDRENQSVLITGESGAGKTVNTKRVIQYFATIAVGGPKRDESKGSLEDQIIAANPLLEAYGNAKTIRNDNSSRFGKFIRIHFGATGKLASADIETYLLEKSRVTFQLSDERGYHIFFQMMTGHIPELIDMALISTNPYDFPMCSMGQITVASIDDKVELEATDNAIDILGFSHEEKVSIYKLTGAVLHHGNMKFKQKQREEQAEPDGTEEADKVAYLLGLNSADMLKALCYPRVKVGNEYVTKGQTVPQVMNSVSALAKAIYERMFLWMVVRINQMLDTKQARQFYIGVLDIAGFEIFDFNTLEQLCINFTNEKLQQFFNHTMFVLEQEEYKKEGIIWEFIDFGMDLAACIELIEKPMGIFSILEEECMFPKATDTSFKNKLYDQHLGKTKAFEKPKPPKKGKIEAHFSLVHYAGTVDYNIAGWLEKNKDPLNDSVCQLYQKSPVKLLALCFPAIVEDTTKKGGKKKGGSMQTVSSQFRENLGKLMTNLRSTHPHFVRCLIPNESKTPGLMENFLVIHQLRCNGVLEGIRICRKGFPSRIPYADFKQRYKVLNASVIPEGQFIDNKKASEKLLGSIDVPHDEYKFGHTKVFFKAGLLGVLEEMRDEKLSTLVTMTQALARGYVMRKEFVKMTERREAIYSIQYNIRSFMNVKHWPWMKVYYKIKPMLKSAETEKELANMKENYDKMKTDLAAALAKKKELEEKMVSLMQEKNDLQLQVASESENLNDAEERCEGLIKSKIQMEAKLKETTERLEDEEEINAELTAKKRKLEDECSELKKDIDDLELTLAKVEKEKHATENKVKNLTEEMASQDESIAKLTKEKKALQEAHQQTLDDLQAEEDKVNTLTKAKTKLEQQVDDLEGSLEQEKKLRMDLERSKRKLEGDLKLAQESIMDLENEKQQADEKIKKKDFEISQLLSKVEDEQSLGAQLQKKIKELQARIEELEEEIEAERAARAKVEKQRADLSRELEEISERLEEAGGATASQIEMNKKREAEFQKLRRDLEESTLQHESTAAALRKKQADSVAELGEQIDNLQRVKQKLEKEKSEYKMEIDDLSSNMENVAKAKGNLEKMCRTLEDQLSELKTKNDENVRQINDTSAQRARLLTENGEFSRQVEEKEALVSQLTRGKQAFTQQIEELKRHVEEELKAKNALAHGLQSARHDCDLLREQFEEEQEAKAELQRGMSKANSEVAQWRAKYETDAIQRTEELEEAKKKLAQRLQEAEEQIEAVNSKCASLEKTKQRLQSEVEDLMIDVERANGLAANLDKKQRNFDKVLAEWKQKYEEGQAELEGAQKETRSLSTELFKMKNSYEESLDQLETMKRENKNLQQEISDLTEQLGETGKSIHELEKSKKQVETEKSEIQTALEEAEGTLEHEESKILRVQLELNQIKGEVDRKLAEKDEEMEQIKRNSQRVIDSMQSNLDSEVRSRNDALRIKKKMEGDLNEMEIQLSHANRQAAESQKQLRNVQAQLKDAQLHLDDAVRAQEEFKEQAAMVDRRNGLMVAEIEELRVALEQTERSRKIAEQELVDASERVGLLHSQNTSLLNSKKKLESDLVQVQSEVDDTVQEARNAEEKAKKAITDAAMMAEELKKEQDTSSHLERMKKNLEVSVKDLQHRLDEAENLAMKGGKKQLQKLESRVRELEAEVEAEQRRGADAIKGVRKYERRVKELTYQTEEDKKNVARLQDLVDKLQLKVKAYKRQAEEAEEQANTHLSKCRKVQHELEEAEERADIAESQVNKMRAKSRDSGKGKEAAE; this comes from the exons ATGAGTACAGACGCAGAGATGGCCGTTTATGGCAAAGCTGCCATTTACCTTCGTAAGCCAGAAAGGGAGAGAATTGAGGCTCAAGCTGCACCATTTGATGCCAAGAGTGCCTGCTACGTGGCCGATGTCAAGGAGCTGTACTTGAAGGGGAAAATCCTCAAGAAAGATGGTGACAAAGTCACCGTCGAAGTCCTGACCACTAAGGAG GAGAGGGTAGTGAAAGAAGCTGACGTCTATCCAATGAACCCTCCCAAGTATGACAAGATTGAGGACATGGCCATGATGACCCATCTCAATGAAGCCTCTGTGCTGTATAACCTCAAAGAGCGTTATGCAGCATGGATGATCTAC ACCTACTCCGGGTTGTTCTGTGCCACTGTGAACCCCTACAAGTGGCTCCCAGTGTACGATGCTGAATGTGTAGCCGCCTATAGAGGCAAGAAGCGTATGGAGGCTCCACCCCacatcttctctgtctctgacaaCGCTTTTCAGTTCATGCAAACTG ATAGGGAGAACCAGTCTGTCTTGATCAC TGGGGAATCTGGTGCTGGAAAGACTGTGAACACCAAGCGTGTCATCCAGTACTTTGCAACAATCGCAGTTGGTGGACCGAAGAGGGACGAGTCAAAG GGGTCACTGGAGGATCAGATTATTGCAGCCAATCCCCTGCTGGAGGCCTATGGTAACGCCAAAACTATTAGGAATGACAACTCTTCTCGTTTT GGTAAATTCATCAGAATCCATTTTGGCGCAACTGGCAAACTGGCAAGTGCTGATATTGAGACGT ATCTGCTGGAGAAGTCTAGAGTGACATTCCAGCTTTCTGATGAAAGAGGCTACCACATCTTCTTCCAGATGATGACCGGCCACATCCCTGAGCTGATTG ATATGGCACTCATCAGCACCAACCCCTACGACTTCCCCATGTGTAGCATGGGTCAGATCACTGTGGCCAGCATTGATGACAAAGTTGAGCTGGAAGCCACTGAT AACGCTATTGATATCCTGGGCTTCAGTCATGAAGAGAAGGTGAGCATCTACAAGTTGACTGGTGCTGTGCTCCACCATGGTAACATGAAGTTCAAGCAGAAGCAGCGTGAGGAGCAGGCTGAGCCTGATGGCACAGAGG AGGCTGACAAGGTTGCTTACTTGCTGGGTCTGAACTCCGCTGACATGCTCAAAGCTCTGTGCTATCCCAGAGTGAAGGTCGGAAATGAGTATGTCACCAAGGGACAGACTGTACCTCAG GTGATGAACTCAGTGTCAGCCCTGGCCAAGGCTATCTATGAGAGGATGTTCTTGTGGATGGTCGTTCGTATTAACCAGATGTTGGACACTAAACAAGCAAGACAGTTCTACATTGGTGTCCTGGATATTGCTGGTTTTGAAATCTTTGAT TTCAACACCTTGGAACAGCTGTGCATCAACTTCACCAATGAGAAACTGCAACAGTTTTTCAACCACACCATGTTTGTCCTGGAGCAAGAGGAGTACAAGAAGGAGGGTATTATCTGGGAGTTCATTGACTTTGGCATGGACTTGGCTGCCTGCATTGAGCTCATTGAAAAG CCCATGGGCATCTTCTCCATCCTTGAAGAGGAGTGCATGTTCCCCAAGGCCACAGACACATCCTTCAAGAACAAGCTGTATGACCAGCATCTTGGAAAAACCAAAGCATTTGAGAAGCCTAAGCCCCCCAAGAAAGGCAAGATTGAGGCCCACTTCTCCCTGGTGCACTACGCTGGTACCGTGGACTACAATATCGCTGGCTGGCTGGAAAAGAACAAGGATCCACTGAATGACTCCGTCTGTCAGCTGTACCAGAAATCCCCAGTGAAACTGCTGGCTCTCTGCTTCCCTGCTATCGTTGAGG ATACTACCAAGAAGGGAGGCAAGAAGAAGGGTGGTTCTATGCAGACTGTGTCTTCACAGTTTAGG GAGAACTTGGGGAAGCTGATGACTAACTTGAGGAGCACCCATCCTCACTTTGTGCGCTGCCTGATTCCCAATGAGTCAAAGACTCCAG GTCTCATGGAGAACTTCCTGGTCATCCACCAGCTCAGGTGTAACGGTGTGCTGGAGGGTATCAGAATCTGCAGAAAAGGTTTCCCCAGTCGAATCCCCTATGCTGACTTCAAGCAGAG GTACAAGGTGCTGAATGCTAGTGTCATCCCAGAGGGCCAGTTCATTGACAACAAGAAGGCTTCAGAGAAGCTGCTTGGGTCAATTGATGTTCCACATGATGAGTACAAATTCGGACACACAAAA GTGTTCTTCAAGGCCGGTCTGCTGGGTGTCCTTGAGGAGATGAGAGATGAAAAACTGTCAACTCTGGTCACCATGACTCAGGCTTTGGCCCGTGGTTATGTCATGAGAAAGGAGTTTGTGAAGATGACGGAGAGGAG GGAAGCCATATATTCCATCCAGTACAACATCCGCTCATTCATGAATGTCAAACACTGGCCATGGATGAAGGTGTACTACAAGATCAAACCTATGCTGAAGAGTGCTGAAACTGAGAAGGAGCTGGCAAATATGAAGGAGAACTATGATAAGATGAAAACTGACTTGGCTGCTGCCCTGGCCAAGAAGAAGGAACTGGAGGAGAAGATGGTGTCCCTTATGCAGGAGAAGAATGATCTGCAGCTGCAAGTAGCATCT GAATCAGAAAATCTGAATGATGCTGAAGAGAGATGTGAGGGACTTATCAAGAGTAAGATTCAGATGGAGGCCAAACTCAAAGAGACAACTGAGAGactggaggatgaagaggaaatcAATGCTGAGCTCACTGCCAAGAAGAGAAAGCTGGAGGATGAATGCTCTGAGCTCAAGAAGGATATTGATGACCTGGAGCTTACCTTGGCCAAAGTGGAAAAAGAGAAACATGCAACAGAGAACAAG GTTAAGAACCTGACCGAGGAGATGGCCTCTCAGGATGAGAGCATTGCTAAGCTGACCAAGGAAAAGAAAGCCCTTCAGGAGGCTCATCAGCAGACTCTTGATGACCTGCAGGCAGAGGAAGACAAAGTCAACACTCTGACCAAGGCCAAGACCAAGCTTGAGCAGCAAGTGGATGAT CTTGAGGGTTCTCTGGAGCAAGAGAAGAAGCTCCGTATGGACCTTGAGAGATCCAAGAGAAAGCTTGAGGGTGATCTGAAACTGGCCCAGGAATCCATCATGGATCTTGAGAATGAGAAGCAGCAGGCTGATGAGAAGATCAAAAA GAAGGACTTTGAAATCAGTCAGCTCCTTAGCAAAGTTGAAGATGAGCAGTCACTGGGTGCTCAGCTTCAGAAGAAGATCAAGGAGCTCCAG GCTCGTATTGAGGAACTGGAGGAGGAGATTGAGGCTGAGCGTGCTGCTCGTGCCAAGGTTGAGAAGCAGAGAGCTGACCTCTCCAGGGAACTtgaggagatcagtgagaggctgGAGGAGGCCGGTGGTGCCACTGCTTCTCAGATTGAGATGAACAAGAAGCGTGAAGCTGAGTTCCAGAAGCTCCGTCGTGATCTTGAGGAGTCCACTCTGCAGCATGAatccactgctgctgctcttcgCAAGAAGCAGGCTGACAGCGTTGCTGAGCTGGGAGAGCAGATCGACAACCTCCAGCGTGTAAAGCAGAAGCTTGAGAAGGAAAAGAGTGAATACAAGATGGAGATTGATGACCTCTCCAGCAACATGGAGAATGTGGCTAAAGCAAAG GGAAATCTTGAAAAGATGTGCCGTACTCTTGAGGACCAACTCAGCGAACTGAAGACCAAGAATGATGAAAATGTTCGTCAAATCAATGACACAAGTGCACAGAGAGCACGTCTCCTGACAGAAAATG GTGAGTTCAGCCGTCAAGTTGAAGAGAAAGAAGCTCTTGTCTCCCAGCTGACCAGAGGCAAACAGGCATTCACACAGCAGATTGAGGAGCTCAAAAGACATGTTGAAGAGGAGCTTAAG GCCAAGAATGCTCTTGCCCATGGACTGCAATCAGCCCGCCATGACTGTGATCTGCTGAGGGAGCAGTTTGAGGAGGAGCAAGAGGCCAAGGCTGAGCTGCAGCGTGGAATGTCCAAGGCCAACAGTGAGGTGGCTCAGTGGAGAGCTAAGTATGAAACTGATGCTATCCAGCGCACTGAGGAGCTTGAGGAAGCCAA GAAAAAGCTGGCTCAGCGTCTTCAGGAGGCTGAGGAGCAGATTGAGGCAGTGAATTCCAAGTGTGCTTCTCTTGAGAAAACCAAACAGAGGCTCCAGAGTGAGGTGGAGGACCTCATGATTGATGTGGAGAGAGCCAATGGGCTGGCTGCCAACCTGGACAAGAAGCAGAGGAACTTTGACAAG GTGTTGGCAGAGTGGAAACAGAAGTACGAGGAGGGTCAGGCAGAGCTCGAGGGAGCACAGAAGGAGACTCGTTCTCTCAGCACTGAGCTGTTCAAGATGAAGAACTCTTATGAGGAatctctggatcagctggagaccATGAAGCGTGAAAACAAGAACCTGCAAC AGGAGATCTCAGATCTGACTGAACAGCTTGGTGAGACTGGCAAGAGCATCCATGAGCTGGAGAAGTCCAAGAAGCAGGTGGAGACCGAGAAGTCTGAGATCCAGACGGCTCTTGAAGAGGCTGAG GGAACTCTGGAACACGAGGAGTCTAAGATCCTGCGTGTCCAGCTGGAGCTCAACCAGATTAAGGGTGAGGTGGACAGGAAGCTGGCAGAGAAAGATGAGGAGATGGAGCAGATCAAGAGGAACAGCCAGAGGGTGATTGACTCCATGCAGAGCAATCTGGATTCTGAGGTCAGGAGCAGAAACGATGCCCTGAGAATCAAAAAGAAGATGGAGGGAGACCTGAATGAGATGGAGATTCAGCTGAGCCACGCCAATCGCCAGGCTGCTGAGTCCCAGAAGCAGCTGAGGAATGTGCAGGCACAGCTGAAG GATGCACAACTGCACCTTGATGATGCTGTCAGAGCCCAGGAGGAGTTCAAGGAACAAGCTGCTATGGTGGATCGCAGAAACGGTCTGATGGTAGCTGAAATCGAGGAACTTAGAGTTGCTCtggaacagacggagagaagTCGCAAAATCGCTGAGCAGGAGCTGGTGGACGCCAGTGAGCGTGTTGGACTTCTGCACTCTCAG aACACAAGCCTTCTGAACTCCAAGAAGAAGCTTGAGTCTGACCTGGTCCAGGTCCAGAGTGAAGTGGATGACACTGTTCAGGAAGCAAGGAATGCAGAGGAGAAGGCCAAGAAGGCCATCACTGat GCTGCTATGATGGctgaggagctgaagaaggagCAGGATACCAGCTCCCACCtggagaggatgaagaagaacCTGGAGGTCTCTGTTAAGGACCTGCAGCACCGCCTGGATGAGGCTGAGAACCTGGCCATGAAGGGTGGCAAGAAGCAGCTCCAGAAACTTGAGTCCAgg GTGCGTGAACTGGAGGCAGAGGTTGAGGCTGAGCAGAGACGCGGAGCAGATGCTATTAAGGGTGTCCGCAAATATGAGAGGAGGGTGAAGGAACTCACCTATCAG ACTGAGGAGGACAAGAAAAACGTTGCCAGGCTGCAGGATCTAGTTGACAAGTTGCAGCTCAAAGTCAAGGCCTACAAGAGGCAGGCTGAGGAGGCG GAGGAGCAGGCCAACACTCATCTGTCCAAGTGCAGGAAGGTGCAGCAtgagctggaggaggctgaggagCGCGCTGACATCGCAGAGTCTCAGGTCAACAAGATGAGAGCAAAGAGCCGTGACTCTGGCAAG ggAAAAGAGGCAGCtgaataa